Genomic DNA from Cloeon dipterum chromosome 3, ieCloDipt1.1, whole genome shotgun sequence:
agaaatttgtaaaactcAATTTCGGACACTTTTCATCAGATAACTTACTTGTTAGGTTTCCAGTAgagcttcttcaattttgcaaaatcaaaaaggaaattggTGTCATCATCAACAATCACATTTTGCAGACTCAGAACTTCCAAATTAGGGCAGAGTTCAAATATTTGGCGGAATAGTACACCTTTCATCTCGGAGAGAACCAAAGTTCGCAGATTTGCGCCGTATTGTGCCAAGAAAGGTTCTATTGCTGTTGGTGGAGAGTGGCAGATTTGGAGGCTTTCAATTATTGGAAATTGGAGCAAGTTACTCCAATCTTTTTCCTCATTCATCTTATCGACCTGAAATCAAGCATAGGAATATGGTTAGttacaaaaaagaaacaacttaaatttgattagATCACTTTTCCAAGTGTCaatcaatattaatataaGCGTGGAATAATAATTACCCGTAAGTGAGTTACTGAAGGAAACATGAGGTGCATGCCTTCCACTCCCTGAGCAGTTGTCAGGTGCTGCAGACTTTTCCTGATCATGTCTGGAATCTCGAATTTCTCTGCTGATCGTGTTCCAGCTGTGTGGTCGGCCATTTGTTGGAACACTTTCAGGTTAGGCAGTTTGTCGATGCACAGGCGTTCAAACCATGTTTGGTAACGAACGGTTCTTGTGTCGTTTGAAGGAAGgcatagatttttttctttaaacagTAGCACCCGTAGGTTAGAGAGGCttttaacaagattttttttattctcgaGGTCGGCCTGTGAAATGGAAATCTTCTCAACTTGGACGTGTTGTAGGCTTGGCATTTTCTTACTGCACAAAAAATTCAGGTCCGCCAATTGAATATTGCATCCCAGCATTTCCAAtttcttcagatttttaaaaactcgcAACAGGGAGAATTGAAACAGACGATTTCTAGATAAGATTCTTCTGAGGTCTATCCTTAACGACTCGACTTTCGGGGATTTTGATTTGGTTAATTTCAtgacctaaaatttaaagatatgaATAAGAAAGTTTCTATGAATAAAATCGTTATTAATACCTTGCTGAGCATGCGTTTTTGTGTCCCGTAGTCGAGGGGACAGTAGCTCATCAGCGCCTGCAGGTCAATTTTGTTCGCTGGTAACAAACTCTCAAAGGCCTCGTAGCGTCGATCGAATTCCTCGATGCTTTGCTGACCAGGGAGACACATCTGGCTTTCAAACCGTCTCATCAGGTTTTCTCGCAGCTTTTTTGctatagtaaaataaatttaaattttacttgctTGCAGTTTATAACATTATGGCCGCATTAGTTAAATATATAgagttcaaataataaaaatttagtttttaaccCCTCTTTTTATATCCTCACtcaatgttaaataaaatgtctCGATTCATGATgacattgaataaataaacctATCTCGATTTACACagattgcaaaaatgaaaaattataagaaacAGCTATTAAAATCtcggtaaaaaatatatagcacAACCAtagtaaaattgtttgcaggtggtggaaaaatttaccttttagGTATTTATAAGAGGGGAAAATAATTCCTCCTTTCAACAAAGTGGTTATTTATAGTACCATTCGAGTGTCTTcaaccaaaataaacaaagatgAGAGGAATTACttggtttattattttctccaaattaatttgttttaaataagagAGTACGCGCAAggcaaaaaagatttttttatttctatggctaatagaaatttgaagagaaataaaaatcatgtttaaTGTGTTTTAACCTAAACTTACGTAAGTTAGCGGTAACGAGCTGAGGGCCGTTGATCCTCCCATCGAGGATGTTCTTCAGGACCTTTTTACAGGCCCGATCGCGTAAGCTCTGCAATTTGACCAGTCTCGCCTCAGCGATTTTCAGCTTCATTCTGTCGATCATCACGTCCATGATGATGTCTATATTGAACAATaagtcagaaaaaaaattcaagaaaggtaaatatttttataacttttttagtattttattgGGGAGAGGTCAAAGTGAGCAGTTTTAGCAATTCTAAGCCCTTTCAAATATTCCGAAAATGATTTCCACTTGCATATTGCAAGTTTCAgagtgaataatatttttttaattgaagttcATATCATGGGAGTACACAGCAGGAAATAAATGACGACGTTACACATTTATGGGGAAGCGTTCAAGGGTTGATCCGATCGAACGCAAATACACTCGTTTCAGGTTGTAGGGGAAAGAAAGATCAGCGAAAAGCCTACATTTTGTAACACAcggaatgaatttgaatttggttGATAAAATGGCGGGCTTTGTTTGTGCCAGAATGTGCCTGAACACTGATAATTTGAAATCCTTTTGCTTGGATTTGTGAATGGGTGGTTAAAACGCGTAGCCTTCAGAAtcagatatatatttatattattttgtatagaTAATATAGAAaacttttatcattttgagCCACCCCAAgggtagtttttaaaatttaaaataataatttagataTCGCAGAGCCAGCCATCTTGTTTCGGTAAGATGCCATACAACCACGACCACGACGTGTGTCTTCCAACAACggtcgaaaaaataaacaaataaataataataaactgcAGGGGAAAAATTGGCCTGTGCCCCTCTGGCCGTCAACCACTGCCTGGTTTTACTATTGAAAAATGAGTCTCAGCcggaaaaatattccttacACTGAACCAACCGCCTCCGCCAGCCAAAAATTCGGCGGATTCAGACCTAAATACcgaataaattccaaaatattcactttggataaaatattgaactttTTAAGCTTAAAAGACTTACTTAATTATAGGAGAGGGCTGAAAAAGTCGACGTTTTGTGAGCTGTCAACGCAGTGTGATGTGTGATGCATGTGAGCACTGAGCAAAGCCAAACGCCAGCTGTGACCGCCAAGACACGCGTCTTTTTCCCTGTCGGCCTGTCGTTTTGTGAGGGCCGAGGGGGAGAGGGTGCGTTAGTCCCCTTAACACAACCACATACCTTTCCGGTCAGGAGAGCCCTCTGAGGGAAACTGCGGGAAGTGTTTATAGCGGCAGTTTTTCAAATAGATTTAACGGGTGTTTTTTCTTGAGAAAATAAGTTACCGTAAATTTGACAAGTTGATATCGCGGTAAATTTCCAATCAAGTGAATTTGGCCAGTACTTTTTCCAGCCATGCCATCCTGAGCGAGACAATAATCTGTCAATTTCGGAATGGTTGGAAAAGTGTTATaggttttatcaaaaatatattattgtttggATGATTATTTGTCGATTCATGAAGTACGACTTGGAATGACATATTCTGACAAATGAGCCAGCCGCGCCGAGCCAGCTGACTCAACCGTTCATTTTCTCGCGCCGCCAGCCgccaacattttttatcggCTTAGCCAGCTGTGCGGCGCCACCcattatttttacctttcctCATGCTTAAATAGTGTTCGCAAAAGATTCAGTAACTACTTTGCCTTAGTATTTAAAGAAACTACGTGTGACCTTAATCCACTCATCTagaattcatatttaattacagttaaatttcatttcataaatttttaaattaaatatttttaataatatataaattcattcattttatgtTCTGAGAAGTAATTCTTTTAACGCTTTtaacgtaaatttaaaatcttccaTTTCAAACTTTGGGAACTAATTAAAGTTATTAGTGGTGTCAGAAACAATAATCCTGATGCTAGCAGGGGTGTAATTTTTTGGTGAAAGCAGGCgggtcatttttttgctgcaattgAATTCATTGAAATACAAATTGGAGCGGAgtaaaaacgatttaaattaaacttttcctcggaattaataattgacaaaaaaaattatcaataagcTCAGTGAAACATTGTTTCTCACCAATCATTCTGCCAAATTAGTGAAGTCAAGTCTGCGGACGTCTCCCACACTTGCCCGTTGTAACGTGTGGAAAAATAACTCAAGTGATTCGAGGGATATTTTGTCCACGGTTATTAGCGACAAGCTGGTGCTCCGCCCGAAGGAAAACATGGCCGAAGGGCATGTGAGTGTGCAATAGTTTCACAACAATTTACATGAGCACTTACAACATCCTTACGAAATGAAATACAGATGGTCGAGGATTAATAGTGTTTAGGCTTTTCTTTTGTTACACAAAATTATAACTTGCgcataatgaaaaatattcttgcaCTAAAGAGCATTAAGCAATTTCGATTGCAATCCTGTATTGGTATACAATAAGGGATTCACAGTTAGATTTAGTTACTAGTAAAGCTCAAATATAGCTTATTCAATAGAATATAGAAGGCGCACTCTAGCGCCGACTCGCCCATTTACTGCTTTTCGCACCTTTTCAGCGGCTTTACAGTCAAACGTCTTGGcgttatttgaataaaatacctCGTGTGGGGAGCTTCCAGGAGATCCatcaatatcaaatttaaacatttcgCCATGAGAGTGACTCTATCCtgattgtcatttttttcatccGCTTTGATATTAATAATTCTCATTTGACGacagaaaagtaaaaaagtgcacacagaaaattttttctcaaattgagCCTAAAAAGTAAGCGCGCAGCGATGCAGCGCGAGCGAGGCCCAACTTTCCGGCTCAATTTGAGCCGAGTGAAGTTTCAGGCTCAATTTGAGCCTGAAAACGCAGTGCGGGCAGCGCGGCTCAAATTGATCCCGAGCCGGCCGATTCTTTTCTCAAAGCTACATGTTAATAGTACTTACCTGGCCGAAATTAATGGATTTTCGATGCCGAAACCGGGTCTCTGCCGACGAAATGTTGACCGGTCGACAACAGGAGTCCTTAATGCACATAACTGCTCCACTGTAGCActaatttcacttaaaaaacactaaaatcaGACTGAAACGACGGTGCACACACATAGTAATCACATCCACGCGGGAGACTAAATGCATGACCAGCTGTGAATTAGCAAAAACAATGGAACTGATTGgacgattttcaatttttccaaccaaTCAGGAGTGCTGCCGAATGcacccaaaatttaatttttaccacagGCGGCAAATGAAGAGCGTAAAAAGTGCTGTCATTTATTGTTGTTCTTACAAAACAATCCTTTTAATTTCGGGAATAAGCGAAAgaccaaaaaatcaataataggTATATATTAGACCatcttttattataatatttcagaaatattatttttatttgagggaaatttaaataacaaatgaaattaaaaaatatctaatttttaaaagaacaattttttaaatctcaattaAAGTGCTCTCgtgttgataaataaatattggtgataggcataatattttttatttcatttctttccCAGTTTTTAATCACTGCTCCATAAAATGAACTATTAAATgcaccaaacattttttaatctcgtgTGCTGTAacaatactttaaattaaaaattatagcacTTCACAGGATAACATAAAATGTAGGAAAGACCTCCAAGCAAATCAAATACATTATTGGCAAATTGTGTCTGACAAAAACCAAATAACATTTTAGGTGTTCGACTCACACATTCGATGAACTAAAAAGCGTGGTGTCTTCTGCAAGAAGGATTAAACCTTTCAACCTTGGAAAACGACTTCAACCACATGGTTGAAATTATGTCAAATATGTTTGAAGTCGACAAATCcacagaattacaaaaaattttaatcatgcaGGAAGCAGAGAAAGCTGTTAGCTTGCCCCTTAgtacaaaatgtttaaatgcCATCAACGTTGTGGaagtatgaatttttaatttactatatTACGTGATTTCAAACTGATTCGACTTAATTTAATAGATTACGAACCCAATGAAAGTCACCAAAATGCCCCACCGCAATCACTCTGATGGACCTGTTGTCATCATTTACGTAACCAAAGATGAAACAACAAATGCCGTTGTGCACACAGAAAACTAAACGATTTCAGTCTTGGACAAGCCATCCGCTTTCGGACTGTTCAGCTTGCATAATATCCATCTATACATTTAACAGACACTCCAGAGTGCTACAAAAATTTTTTGACGTACTTGAAACACTTGTCCTGCACAATGAGGCTAGAAATGACAGCAAGAAATTTGCAGATTTCATAAAACGCTTTAAGGCAGcttccaaacaaatttaaatttgttaggtTCGAAAGACAATGCAAacagaaaattggaaattattttaatgccatGAATGTGAACACATTATGTAATAAAGGGAACAGATCAAactatttgttaaaatttccttcaaatttcgtttaatttgTTCTAGATTAATGTAAGCGGCTTCAATTTGAAGACATCACGCTTTTTAGTTTATCGAATGTGTGAGTCGAACACCTAAAATGTTATTTGGTTTTTGTCAGACACAATTTGCCAATAATGTATTTGATTTGCTTGGAGGTCTTTCCTACATTTTATGTTATCCTGTGAAGTgctatgatttttaatttaaagtattgtTACAGCAcacgagattaaaaaatgtttggtgcATTTAATAGTTCATTTTATGGAGCAGTGATTAAAAACTGggaaagaaatgaaataaaaaatattatgcctatcaccaatatttatttatcaacacGAGAGCACTTtaattgagatttaaaaaattgttcttttaaaaattagatattttttaatttcatttgttatttaaatttccctcaaataaaaataatatttctgaaatattataataaaagatGGTCTAATATATAcctattattgattttttggtcTTTCGCTTATTCCCGAAATTAAAAGGATTGTTTTGTAAGAACAACAATAAATGACAGCACTTTTTACGCTCTTCATTTGCCGCctgtggtaaaaattaaattttgggtgCATTCGGCAGCACTCCTGAttggttggaaaaattgaaaatcgtcCAATCAGTTCCATTGTTTTTGCTAATTCACAGCTGGTCATGCATTTAGTCTCCCGCGTGGATGTGATTACTATGTGTGTGCACCGTCGTTTCAGTCtgattttagtgttttttaagtgaaattagTGCTACAGTGGAGCAGTTATGTGCATTAAGGACTCCTGTTGTCGACCGGTCAACATTTCGTCGGCAGAGACCCGGTTTCGGCATCGAAAATCCATTAATTTCGGCCAGGTAAGTACTATTAACATGTAGCTTTGAGAAAAGAATCGGCCGGCTCGGGATCAATTTGAGCCGCGCTGCCCGCACTGCGTTTTCAGGCTCAAATTGAGCCTGAAACTTCACTCGGCTCAAATTGAGCCGGAAAGTTGGGCCTCGCTCGCGCTGCATCGCTGCGCGCTTACTTTTTAGGctcaatttgagaaaaatttttctgtgTGTGTAGCGTCTTGGGGGAGGGtaaaagcacccctaaacctttcggCTGGTCAGGGTAGGTCGAGatgagtccaacggtgggtagttttggCAATTCCAACggttagaacccaagatttggagttgcaaaaataacgacatttcaaaaattcctattttctcGACGCACGGtcgcttatttttttttttaaatttgaggccgaaaaaatttaagcacaccactggaaggctcgtttatttttctaggtaatcatatgtaTAACATtgtggggttacagatcaaattccgacgtaaattacgaaagtaaaatcgccggatgatgcCGGACGCcagacacgaatccttaaattcaaaatatcaagcGATATATGAGTGcgcccatcgatttctcttgaccattcgattctacgcattcaggactgcattttttatgctttcatgaaataaatccgagggggcttttattttgcgatatttttaattgaacattttgcatgcgtatttgtgaccttgacctttgacatacaaattatttaccaATTGCAAACTTGTTCTACTCAAAAAGTTACGCTTAGAAGGGAAAAaaccaaatcaaaattccaatctgaaccgaagataccttgccgagaaataaaatgaaatattaacagaattttttaagataaaaactgCACCTTCCAGCCGAAGGTGAGGAAGTGCATGAGGTAGTCAATGTTTGTGGCGTTCTCCAGGTCGCCGCCGTTCACGTTCATCGCGTCCCTCATCTGGCAAGCCCAAGTGTCCTGGTGCGTCCGCATTGCGTCCATATTCGCGTTCGTCATTTTCATCAGATGGTCCGTGATGCTATATATTGTaggctggatttttttatttattaaaaattacacgttattaaattgagaaaaaaatcagttttttattttgcgattttgctacaaatattaaaatctttctCCAGTTcagtagaaaatttaaattacacgcagcgtatttgcatatttaaaacTGATGAATTGAAAATACTGCTATAATATATGACTTTTATGATGGtagtatattatttttatttaatacagaTATTATCGAtactataataattatgtattgaaattgagtgtttaattaatgtttatatATGCATCATTGGTGATGACGGTAcgagtctaaaatcgcagcggaagtgcgccttaaaaaaaacttttaagaaGATCTATGGTTTTGCAATCTGTtcgcggcttcgaacactaagggtccATATAACTGGTCCCATAttgacataatttaaaatttgtttaaaacttgTGTGAAACTCAAATATTGTTGGTGATAGAGTTGAgtgatgaaatgaaaattgcgtgttcagaattaaaatctgctatttacaatttttattaacaaaataggGAAATTAAAGCTTAACATGCAGTTCAACTgcacataatatatttatctgtACAATAATCGACACtttctttgattaaaattcgctTCGCCtcggcaaaaacaaatttcggCGCTTGAAAGCCTcaaggaaatcgaaaattgttTCATCTTTAAGTTCCTTGCAAACATAAGCGTTCAGACACTCGCATAAACTTGGGTCTGGTGTCATATCTTCTATTTGTAATCCTACACCATCGATCATGTTCCAGGAGCTGCACCCACTGCACATAAAAAAACTGACATCGGACAGTTTTGGGATAAAAGCCATGGAGTTCTTGATCAGCTTGCACATGGCCGAGAAGAGGCAAAAATTTTCACCTTCTAAGTAGTTGTTGTAGAGAGGGACATAGGGTCTGCTGCCTACGTACTTCAACGTGACCAGCTTGCGAAGGATTTTTTCATTAGAGATGAGTCCGGAGACTTTTTCAATGTCTCTCCAGTCGAACATGTTTCCAAACATCTCAAGTGTCTCCAGATCTGGGGCTGCCAATATATTTGAGAGATTGACTTTTTTTGACCTGAGgagaaaaaacgatttttaaaattcaaattcggACACTTTTTATCACATATATAACTTACCAGTGAGGTTTCCAGTAGAGCTgcttcaattttgcaaaatcagaAATGATATTGGTGTCATCATCCACAATCACATTTTGCAGCTTCAGAACTTCCAAATTAGGGCAGAGCGCGAATATTTGGCGGAGTAGCACACCTTTCATCTCGGAGAGAACCAAAGTTCGCAGATTTGCGCCGTATTGTGCCAAGAAAGGTTCTATTGCTGTTGGTGGAGAGTGGCAGATTTGGAGGCTTTCTAATCTTGGAAATTGGAGCAAGTTACACCAATCTTTCTCCTCATTCATCCTATCGACCTGAAATAAAGCATAGGAATATGGTTATAGTTACAACAAATAaacaacttaaattattttgatcatttttttgctctttttatccctgtccgaggatcgaaggaccgggaagggcgcgcactgcactagcacgaatgctgaaacccgggtcccaataacaccgcgaacggataacatagGCGCACCAGGTCACTCATGgacccactcaagggccacttgcctctgcaccgaggactgcattgaaacgctagacatttgtcccgtgaagccaaatcacgcatgctggaaaggtgcaaaccagcaataagtagcgagtcggcgccggtgcgcctcccagcccgttgagaaatttgagcaatttcCAAGTgtcattaataaataaaatttaggtgtggaaaaataattacccgTAAGTGAGTTACTGAAGGAAACATGAGTTGCATGCCTTCCACTCCCTGAGCAGTTGTCAGGTGCTGCAGACTTTTCCTGATCGTGTCTTTAATCTGGAATTTCTCTGCTGATCGTGTTCCAGCTGTGTGGTCGGCCATTTGTTTGAACACTTTCAGGTTAGGCAGGTTGTCGATGCACAGGCGTTCAAATGTTTGGTAACGAACGGATCTAGTGTCGTTTGAAGGAAGgcacagatttttttctttaaacagTAACACCCGTAGGTTAGAGAGGCTTTTAACAAGATGTTCTTCATTCTTGAGGTCAGCTAGTGAAATGTAAATCTTCTCAACTTGGACGTGTTGTAGGCTTggcattttctttttgcacaaaatctTCAGGTCCGCCAATCGAATGCTGCATCCTGGCATTTCCAATTtcttcagatttttcaaaactcgCAACAGGGAGATTTGAAAGGAATAACACTCGCCAAATATGATTCTTTTGAGGTCTATCCTTAACGACTCGACTTTGGGAGATTTTGATTCGATTAATTCCATGACCTAGAATTTAAAGACTTGACTAAGAGAGAgcttctataaataaattaatttttataataccTTGCTGAACATGCGTTTTTGTGTCTCGCTGTCGAGGGGACAGTAGCTCATCAGCGCCTGCAGGTCAATTTTGTTCGCTGGTAACAAACTCTTAAAGGCCTCGTAGCGTCGATCGAATTCCTCGATGCTTTGCTGACCAGGGAGACACATCTGGCCTTCAAACCCTCTCATCAGGTGTTCTTGCAGCTTGTTTGCTATAATAAAATagatgtaaaattttacttgatgCATGCAGTTTATAACATATTGCCATTAGTGAAATATagagttcaaataaaaaaaaatttagtttttaatcccTCGATCTTTTTATATCCTAACTCAATGTTCAATAAAATGTCGATTCATgatgagattaaaataaattaacctaACTCGATTTACAcagattgcaaaaataaaaaattataagaaacAGCTATTAAAATCtcggtaaaaaatatatagcacAACCATAGTAAAATTCTTTGAAGGTGA
This window encodes:
- the LOC135941143 gene encoding uncharacterized protein LOC135941143; its protein translation is MRTHQDTWACQMRDAMNVNGGDLENATNIDYLMHFLTFGWKFPSEGSPDRKDIIMDVMIDRMKLKIAEARLVKLQSLRDRACKKVLKNILDGRINGPQLVTANLPKKLRENLMRRFESQMCLPGQQSIEEFDRRYEAFESLLPANKIDLQALMSYCPLDYGTQKRMLSKADLENKKNLVKSLSNLRVLLFKEKNLCLPSNDTRTVRYQTWFERLCIDKLPNLKVFQQMADHTAGTRSAEKFEIPDMIRKSLQHLTTAQGVEGMHLMFPSVTHLRVDKMNEEKDWSNLLQFPIIESLQICHSPPTAIEPFLAQYGANLRTLVLSEMKGVLFRQIFELCPNLEVLSLQNVIVDDDTNFLFDFAKLKKLYWKPNNSKQAHISNILAAPDLKTLEMFGNSFDWRDIEKFSALISMEKILRKLVTLKYVGRRPYLPLENNYLEEENFHLFSAMCKLIKNSMAFIPKLSDVSFFMCCGCSCWESWNSDIAVGKQIEDMTPDPSYCNCLTASVCKELKDETIFDFLEAFNRRNLFLPERGEF